In Vibrio alfacsensis, the genomic stretch CGAAATGTGCTGAACGGCTTTTCAATCACAATTTTGTAGCAAGGTTTCCCAAAAATCCCAACTCTCGAGATCTGGCCGTGCCAAACGTAACGCCTTAATTGAACGTGGATGCTTGGACAGCGTATGTTTTTCTATTCGTAGTGTATGAGGCGATAGGATGTTTTTACGCACAACCGAAAAGTTCGTTCTACTATATTACATAGTGTTTCGGAGAAGCTGGGTTATTTATTATTTGATTTAGCTTTGTACGATAGTAGGCATTGTCATTTGGACTCGATGACAAGAGAAATGTTATTCCGGTAATTTGCTTACTTATCGACTCAGTTCATTCCGCACACTGATTAATCTATGGATGGAATTAGGATGGTGGCGAGTGAATGTGTATATATTGGGTGCAGGTGCCCCAAAACGAGGAAATAAACCTTCTGCATTAATCAACATCTCTGCAAATATGAGGGCGATGGATTGGCAACTTCATAGTTTTGATAGTATCACTCAGCCCAGTCATCTCTTTTTTTTGGGTGGTTATCAGATAGAGGAAGTTGCGCAGCAATATCCAGAACTTAATTTCGTCATCATGCCCGAATGGAAAAGTTCTACGCCACTCGATACTTTTTTATCTGCTCCCCATTTTGATTCTTCTTGCATTGTGACGTATGGGGATACGATTTTTAGGCATGAATTTATTAAAGAATTTAGGGTACTAGAATCAGACGTGACGGTCGTTGTCGACTCCCACTGGCTCGATAGATATTACGGTCGAAAAAGGGAAGACATAGAAAAAGCAGAAGTGTTGATTGTCGAGAGTGAACTGTTTGAATTTACGGGTTTGATGTATTTCGGTGAGCGAGCCGTGAGTATCATTAACCGTCTTTCGGACGACGAAAAACACCAACTAATCGGTAAAAAATTACTTGATATTATTCCCGTTCTAGAAGCGTATGGTTTGACGATCAATTATCGTGATGTCAAAGGAGATTGGACGGAGTTTAATTCGCCCAGAGATATCGCTAATTTTGTCATGGGTACGAAAGCAGACACGCTTTCTCGCTTAGAGGGGATGGTTAAAAGTAGCTTCATTGGTGAGCAATACAACTTTACGGTTGATCAGTGGGTAGCGGACTATCGCACGGTATTACATGACATCACGCAGCGCTTTGCCAACAAACGTCTTGTGGTAAGAAGCAGTTCTAAAGGGGAAGATAACTGGGGCAATTCTAATGCCGGAGGTTTCGATAGTATTCTTGATGTTGATTGCGATGATGCCATACAACTGAGCTCATCTATCGAAACCGTGATTGATTCTTATGGACCGTCATTGGGGGCTGGAGAGCAAATTCTGATCCAAGAATTTTTGCATGATGTCGTCATGTCCGGGGTGGTATTTACTTGTACTCTCGAATCCGGCGCGCCTTACTATCGGTTTAATTTTGATGATTCGACGCAGTCTACAGAGTCGGTTACTTCTGGACGGGGGACGGATTTAAGGACGGTGTTAGTTTGTAAGTATAAGCCGGACATGCTTAGTGACGTAGAACCCAAGTTAGCTCCCGTATTGAAAGCGGTTCAAGAGTTAGAGTCTCTGCTTGGTTTCGATAAGCTCGACATCGAGTTTGCTGTTGACTCCCAAGGAAACGTGCACATATTTCAAGTCCGCCCGGTGCTACTGAGAGGCGATGATGCTGAGGTTGAACAAGACAAAATCATCGACGCTCTTCAAAGTAGCGTGTCTCGTTTTAGTGAATTGCAAGCGAAGCCTCCTTTTGCGTTTGGTGATAAAACGATTTTTGCCAATATGCCGGATTGGAACCCAGCGGAGATCATCAGTACACGACCAAAACCACTGTCACTTAGCTTGTACCAATACCTTATCGTCAATGATGTCTGGGCCAAGCAAAGGGCTGAATATGGATATAAAGATGTGCGTCCATTGCCATTAATCATAAGTTTTGTAGGGCACCCTTATGTGGATGTTCGAGCCAGTTTTAGCTCTTTTATTCCAAATAGTGTGCCCGACGAATCTGCAACGAGAATTGCGAATGCTTATATTGACATGTTAGGTGCGAATCCAAGCCTTCACGATAAAGTGGAGTTTGACATTGCTTTTACAACATGGACACCGGAGTTTAAGCGTGAGGCGGTGAAAAGGCTGAAACCTTATGGTGTTTTGGAATCTGACTTATCTCACTTAGAGCAAGGACTGAAGGTTATTACCCAACAAGCGCTTACTCGATTAGATGCCGATATTGCTTCCGTTGATCTCCTCCCAGTTCGACGACAAATATGTCTGGATTCCACCGCCCCTGACTTAGATAAAGTATTTACCTTGCTCGATGATGCCAAGCGGTATGGCACGCTCGCATTTTCTCATGCTGCAAGAGCGGGGTTTGTGGCGCGAACATTACTGAATAGTTTGGTGCAAAGTGGAGGTATATCTAAAGAGCGAAGCCTGTTGTTTATGAGCAGTTTTGACACTGTAGCTGGAGAGTTTGAAAAAGATAAAGCTCGATTCGCGATGGGCGAATTGACGCTCGGAGAATTATTGGATTCCTATGGTCATTTAAGGCCAGGAACTTATGAAATTACTACGCCAGCTTATTGGGAAAGGCCAGAGCAGTACTTGATACCGAAAGATGCACTCTTTAGTCACCAACAAACAGCAGTAGAAATTGAGTTCACGGGCTCTGAATTGCTCGCCTTGGGGGCTCTACTAGAAGAGTTAGAATCGGTGCTCAGTACTGATGCTTTTGTTGAGTTTTTAATCCGAGCCACACAAGAACGAGAAAGAGTGAAATTTGAAGTAACCAAGAACCTAAGTAAGGCGTTTGATTACTTAGTGAAATGGGGACAGAGTGTTGGGTTAAGTCGTTCGGATCTGTCTTATTTAACCCACGCTGATATAGAAAGTTTACGCTTAAACCGCATCACCACCATAGATTTACCAAAACTTGTAAGCCAAAGAAAGGCCGGTTATCAAGTTACGAAGTTGATAGAACTCCCATCATTCATTAATGAAGAATCACAGTTTTACTGTTTTGAAAGGCATTCATCGCTGCCCAACTATATTGGTTTAAAAAGCGTGACAGCAGAGGTGGCAATACTCTCAGATGAAAGAACGTATTTTAAAGGAAAAATTGTCATGATCCCTCAAGCAGATCCAGGCTATGACTGGCTTTTTGGGCACGAAATTGCTGGGCTCATTACTCAATTTGGTGGCGCCAATTCACATATGGCGATTCGTGCCGCTGAGATTGGTTTACCGGCTGCCATTGGTGTTGGAGAGAAACTTTATGAAACCCTTCAAGCTTGCCATAAGTTGCGCTTGGACTGTTTAGGTCAAACGTTGCGGGTTGTTAAATGAGACGGATCGGCATTACTCAAAGAGTCGATGTTATCGAAAGCTATGGTGAGCGGCGGGATGCGCTTGATCAGCGTTGGTATGAGCTTGTTGTTGCTCTAGGGTGTATGCCAGTGCCTCTTCCCAATATTCCTCGTCATTTGGTCAGGGAACTAATGGATGGGCTTAATCTAGCGGGCGTTATTCTGTCGGGGGGGAACAACATTGCAGAACTGGATTGCCATGCCTTGGATATTGCGACAGAGCGAGATGAATTCGAGCGAGCTTTGATTCAATACACAATAGAGACTGATATTCCTCTACTTGGGGTCTGCCGCGGCATGCAATTCATCAATCATCACTTAGGTGGCAGTGTGGAGAGGATTAAAGGACATGTGGCTGTCGAACATGAACTGATCATGTTAAAGCGAGAGTTTGATCTACCTCGAACGGTGAACAGCTTCCACCACTGGGCGATTCCAAGTAATGGCCTTGCACATGGGCTAGTGCCCTTGGCAGCTGACACTCAAGGTAACATTGAAGCATACATGCATAAGGAACGTAATGTGGTCGGGATCATGTGGCACCCGGAACGCGTTAAAACCTTTGATGTACGAGACATTAACTTATTGAAAAGAATCTTTTTATGACAAAAGCATTGATTTTAGCCGCAGGCGAGGGGACGAGACTGCGTCCACTGACGGAGAATAAACCCAAATGTTTGGTCAAGCTAATAGGGAAATCCTTGCTCGACAGGCAAATAGAGAGCCTGACAAGTCAAGGTATTGAAGATATTCACTTGGTAACAGGGTATTACGCAGAGCAACTTGAAGCCCTTGGGTTTAGTACGAGTCACAATGAAAATTATCATAAAACGAACATGGTAGAGAGCTTGTTCTCTGCCATGACGTTTATTGCGAAATGCAATGAAGATCTGATTATTAGCTATGGTGATATCGTGTATAGCCCGGCTAATTTAAACGCGCTTCTCGCTTCGCAGGCGGATGTCTCCCTAATGATCGACAAAAATTGGCATGAGCTTTGGTCACTGAGAATGGAGAACCCGCTTGATGACGTAGAAACATTGGTTTTAGATGACGATGGGTACATCGTCGAACTCGGTAAAAAGCCAGAAAATTATCAGCAAATTCAAGGGCAGTACACGGGGCTTATTAAGATAAGAAAAGATAAAATTGAGGATTTCGTCAAGAGTTATCAAAATTTGGACCGCCGCTCTCTCTATGATGGGAAAGACTTTACAATATGTATATGACC encodes the following:
- a CDS encoding PEP-utilizing enzyme, with product MELGWWRVNVYILGAGAPKRGNKPSALINISANMRAMDWQLHSFDSITQPSHLFFLGGYQIEEVAQQYPELNFVIMPEWKSSTPLDTFLSAPHFDSSCIVTYGDTIFRHEFIKEFRVLESDVTVVVDSHWLDRYYGRKREDIEKAEVLIVESELFEFTGLMYFGERAVSIINRLSDDEKHQLIGKKLLDIIPVLEAYGLTINYRDVKGDWTEFNSPRDIANFVMGTKADTLSRLEGMVKSSFIGEQYNFTVDQWVADYRTVLHDITQRFANKRLVVRSSSKGEDNWGNSNAGGFDSILDVDCDDAIQLSSSIETVIDSYGPSLGAGEQILIQEFLHDVVMSGVVFTCTLESGAPYYRFNFDDSTQSTESVTSGRGTDLRTVLVCKYKPDMLSDVEPKLAPVLKAVQELESLLGFDKLDIEFAVDSQGNVHIFQVRPVLLRGDDAEVEQDKIIDALQSSVSRFSELQAKPPFAFGDKTIFANMPDWNPAEIISTRPKPLSLSLYQYLIVNDVWAKQRAEYGYKDVRPLPLIISFVGHPYVDVRASFSSFIPNSVPDESATRIANAYIDMLGANPSLHDKVEFDIAFTTWTPEFKREAVKRLKPYGVLESDLSHLEQGLKVITQQALTRLDADIASVDLLPVRRQICLDSTAPDLDKVFTLLDDAKRYGTLAFSHAARAGFVARTLLNSLVQSGGISKERSLLFMSSFDTVAGEFEKDKARFAMGELTLGELLDSYGHLRPGTYEITTPAYWERPEQYLIPKDALFSHQQTAVEIEFTGSELLALGALLEELESVLSTDAFVEFLIRATQERERVKFEVTKNLSKAFDYLVKWGQSVGLSRSDLSYLTHADIESLRLNRITTIDLPKLVSQRKAGYQVTKLIELPSFINEESQFYCFERHSSLPNYIGLKSVTAEVAILSDERTYFKGKIVMIPQADPGYDWLFGHEIAGLITQFGGANSHMAIRAAEIGLPAAIGVGEKLYETLQACHKLRLDCLGQTLRVVK
- a CDS encoding gamma-glutamyl-gamma-aminobutyrate hydrolase family protein (Members of this family of hydrolases with an active site Cys residue belong to MEROPS family C26.) gives rise to the protein MRRIGITQRVDVIESYGERRDALDQRWYELVVALGCMPVPLPNIPRHLVRELMDGLNLAGVILSGGNNIAELDCHALDIATERDEFERALIQYTIETDIPLLGVCRGMQFINHHLGGSVERIKGHVAVEHELIMLKREFDLPRTVNSFHHWAIPSNGLAHGLVPLAADTQGNIEAYMHKERNVVGIMWHPERVKTFDVRDINLLKRIFL